From a region of the Microterricola gilva genome:
- a CDS encoding RsmB/NOP family class I SAM-dependent RNA methyltransferase, with product MSDRRQNSGSNARPARAPRPQQSVQPARLVAYEVIAAVRESDAYANLLLPSRIQRARLNSADAALATELTYGTLRMQGFYDKVIELVADRTVDKIDPAVLDVLRLGAHQLLATRVATHAAVNESVALASQVASRSATGFTNGVLRTISRSSLEEWRGWVQDETEGADEKLAVLHSHPAWVVRALRTALEAEGRGSELEQLLEADNAAPKVNLAALPGLVDATDAAALGDANRFSPIGFELSGGDPLGVTDRFGGAVRVQDEGSQLAALALSRAEPVRPGERWLDLCAGPGGKAALLAAEARLSEATLIANELVPARAGLVRNAIAGVPGDVPVWELDGTTIGAAHPAEFDRILLDAPCTGLGALRRRPEARWRKSPGDVAELSVLQGKLFDAAFQALKPGGILAYVTCSPHLGETLGAVNGAVARWGDALEQLPTRDILDGIAANPLDIGGNGLTAQLWPHRHGTDAMFIALFRKH from the coding sequence ATGAGCGATCGCAGACAGAATTCCGGCAGCAACGCGCGTCCGGCGCGTGCGCCGCGCCCCCAGCAGAGCGTGCAGCCGGCCCGGCTCGTCGCCTACGAGGTGATCGCCGCGGTACGCGAGTCCGACGCATACGCCAATCTGCTCCTGCCGAGCCGCATCCAGCGGGCCAGGCTCAACAGCGCGGACGCGGCCCTCGCCACCGAACTCACCTACGGCACCCTGCGCATGCAGGGCTTCTACGACAAGGTGATCGAACTCGTCGCCGACCGCACCGTCGACAAGATCGACCCGGCCGTCCTCGACGTGCTCCGCCTCGGCGCGCACCAGCTGCTCGCCACCCGCGTCGCCACCCACGCGGCCGTGAACGAGTCGGTTGCGCTCGCCAGCCAGGTGGCCTCCCGCTCGGCGACCGGCTTCACCAACGGCGTGCTGCGCACGATCTCGCGCAGTTCGCTCGAGGAGTGGCGCGGCTGGGTGCAGGACGAAACGGAGGGCGCGGACGAGAAGCTCGCCGTGCTCCACTCCCACCCGGCCTGGGTCGTCCGTGCGCTCCGCACCGCGCTCGAGGCGGAGGGCCGTGGCTCGGAGCTCGAGCAGCTGCTCGAGGCCGACAACGCCGCGCCCAAGGTGAACCTGGCCGCGCTGCCCGGCCTTGTCGATGCAACGGATGCCGCAGCGCTCGGGGACGCCAACCGCTTCTCGCCGATCGGCTTCGAGCTCTCCGGCGGCGACCCGCTCGGGGTCACCGATCGATTCGGCGGCGCGGTGCGCGTGCAGGACGAAGGCTCGCAGCTGGCCGCGCTGGCGCTCAGCCGGGCGGAGCCGGTGCGGCCGGGGGAGCGCTGGCTCGACCTCTGCGCCGGACCGGGCGGCAAGGCGGCGCTGCTGGCCGCCGAGGCGCGCCTCAGCGAGGCGACGCTCATCGCGAACGAGCTCGTTCCCGCCCGCGCCGGGCTCGTCCGCAACGCCATCGCCGGCGTCCCCGGTGATGTCCCGGTCTGGGAACTCGACGGCACGACGATCGGCGCGGCCCACCCGGCCGAGTTCGACCGGATCCTGCTCGACGCCCCGTGCACCGGGCTGGGAGCGCTGCGCCGACGCCCTGAGGCCCGCTGGCGGAAGTCGCCCGGCGACGTCGCCGAGCTGAGCGTGCTGCAGGGCAAGCTGTTCGACGCCGCATTCCAGGCGCTGAAGCCCGGCGGCATCCTCGCCTACGTCACCTGCTCCCCGCACCTCGGCGAGACCCTCGGAGCCGTCAACGGCGCGGTCGCCCGCTGGGGTGACGCGCTCGAGCAGCTGCCCACCCGTGACATCCTCGATGGCATCGCGGCGAACCCGCTCGACATCGGGGGCAACGGCCTGACCGCGCAGCTCTGGCCGCACCGCCACGGTACAGACGCCATGTTCATCGCCCTCTTCCGCAAGCACTGA
- the rpe gene encoding ribulose-phosphate 3-epimerase, translating to MSTRINPSILTADFANLEHELGRISSADLVHVDVMDNHFVPNLTFGPTMVNRLQQVSPIPLDVHLMIDDADRWAPGYAETGAFSVTFHAEAASDPVALARRLRQIGSRAGIALKPGTYIEPYLELLPEFDQILIMTVEPGFGGQSFMTDMMPKLRRTADAVAASGLDIWLQVDGGVSLDTIGIAAENGANTFVAGSAVFNVGEPEEQIVALRAAAASSAHQH from the coding sequence ATGTCGACCCGCATCAACCCCAGCATCCTGACAGCCGACTTCGCGAACCTCGAGCATGAGCTCGGGCGGATCAGCTCGGCCGACCTCGTGCACGTCGACGTGATGGACAACCACTTCGTGCCAAACCTCACCTTCGGCCCGACGATGGTGAACCGGCTGCAGCAGGTCTCGCCGATCCCGCTCGACGTTCACCTGATGATCGACGACGCCGACCGCTGGGCCCCCGGCTATGCCGAGACGGGCGCGTTCTCCGTCACCTTCCACGCCGAGGCCGCGAGCGACCCGGTCGCCCTGGCCAGGCGACTGCGCCAGATCGGTTCCAGAGCCGGCATCGCGCTGAAGCCTGGCACCTACATCGAGCCGTACCTCGAGCTGCTGCCTGAATTCGACCAGATCCTCATCATGACCGTCGAGCCCGGCTTCGGCGGGCAGAGCTTCATGACGGACATGATGCCGAAGCTCCGCCGCACGGCTGACGCCGTCGCGGCATCCGGCCTCGACATCTGGCTCCAGGTCGACGGCGGCGTCAGCCTCGACACGATCGGGATCGCGGCGGAGAACGGCGCGAACACCTTCGTCGCCGGCTCGGCCGTGTTCAACGTGGGGGAGCCGGAGGAGCAGATTGTTGCTCTGCGCGCCGCCGCGGCGTCATCCGCTCACCAGCACTAG
- a CDS encoding phosphoribosyl-ATP diphosphatase produces MKTFDELFAELTEKARTRPEGSGTVRELDAGVHAIGKKIVEEAAEVWMAAEYQSDAETAEEISQLLYHLQVLMVAKGLSPADIYRHL; encoded by the coding sequence GTGAAAACTTTCGACGAACTCTTCGCCGAGCTCACTGAGAAGGCCAGGACCCGCCCAGAAGGTTCGGGAACCGTTCGTGAACTCGACGCCGGCGTGCACGCCATTGGTAAGAAAATCGTCGAGGAGGCCGCCGAAGTCTGGATGGCCGCCGAGTACCAGAGCGACGCAGAAACAGCCGAGGAGATCTCGCAGCTGCTGTACCACCTGCAGGTGCTCATGGTCGCGAAGGGGCTCAGCCCCGCCGACATCTACCGACATCTCTGA
- the hisG gene encoding ATP phosphoribosyltransferase produces MLRIAVPNKGALSETAAQMLFEAGYAGRRDPRELHTPDPRNDVEFFYLRPRDIATYVGSGALDVGITGRDLLLDSGSPAREVHELDFAASTFRFAGPSDRFRQLSDLAGVRVATSYPGLVGDFLRAEGIEVELVKLDGAVESAVRLGVADAVADVVSTGATLRAAGLEIFGPVILESTAVLIRSEDEKPGVATLLRRLQGVLVARQYVIMDYDIPVALLEEATRVAPGIESPTVSPLHDPEWAAVRVMIPRAETNHMMDALYEIGARAILVSSIHAARL; encoded by the coding sequence ATGCTGAGAATTGCCGTGCCCAACAAGGGCGCCCTGTCTGAAACCGCCGCCCAGATGCTGTTCGAGGCCGGTTACGCCGGCCGCCGCGACCCGCGCGAACTGCACACGCCAGACCCGCGCAACGACGTGGAGTTCTTCTACCTGCGCCCGCGCGACATCGCCACCTACGTCGGCTCTGGCGCGCTCGACGTCGGCATCACCGGCCGCGACCTGCTGCTCGACTCCGGCTCGCCTGCGCGCGAGGTGCACGAGCTCGACTTCGCCGCGTCCACCTTCCGCTTCGCCGGCCCCTCCGACCGCTTCCGTCAGTTGAGCGACCTCGCCGGTGTGCGCGTCGCAACCAGCTACCCCGGCCTCGTCGGCGACTTCCTCCGTGCCGAGGGCATCGAGGTCGAACTCGTCAAGCTCGACGGCGCCGTCGAATCCGCCGTGCGCCTCGGGGTCGCGGATGCCGTCGCCGACGTCGTCTCAACGGGTGCGACGCTCCGCGCGGCCGGCCTCGAGATCTTCGGCCCCGTCATCCTCGAGTCGACCGCCGTGCTGATCCGCTCGGAAGACGAGAAGCCGGGTGTCGCGACGCTGCTGCGCCGCCTCCAGGGCGTTCTCGTCGCCCGCCAGTACGTGATCATGGACTACGACATCCCCGTCGCCCTGCTCGAGGAGGCGACTCGCGTCGCCCCCGGCATCGAGTCGCCGACGGTCTCGCCGCTGCACGACCCGGAGTGGGCAGCCGTGCGGGTCATGATCCCGCGTGCGGAGACGAACCACATGATGGACGCGCTCTACGAGATCGGCGCCCGCGCCATCCTGGTCAGCTCGATCCACGCAGCCAGACTCTAG
- the hisF gene encoding imidazole glycerol phosphate synthase subunit HisF: MSLSVRVIPCLDVADGRVVKGVNFQNLRDAGDPVELAKRYFEQGADELTFLDVTATVDNRATTYDVVRATAEQVFIPLTVGGGIRSVEDVSKLQANGADKVGVNSAAIARPALIAEIADRFGSQVLVLSLDIKRSERTESGFVVTTHGGRTETDLDALAWAKQAIELGVGELLVNSIDADGTKQGFDLELIRAIRELSTVPVIASGGAGAATHFPPAIAAGADAVLAASVFHNGELSIGDVKAALAAEGMPVRA; this comes from the coding sequence ATGTCTCTCTCCGTTCGCGTGATCCCGTGCCTCGACGTGGCCGACGGCCGCGTCGTCAAGGGCGTCAACTTCCAGAACCTGCGTGACGCTGGCGACCCGGTCGAACTCGCCAAGCGCTACTTCGAGCAGGGCGCAGACGAACTCACCTTCCTCGACGTCACCGCAACGGTCGACAACCGCGCGACGACGTACGACGTCGTGAGGGCGACAGCCGAGCAGGTGTTCATCCCGCTCACCGTCGGCGGCGGCATCCGCAGCGTCGAGGACGTCTCGAAGCTGCAGGCCAACGGCGCTGACAAGGTCGGTGTGAACAGCGCAGCCATCGCCCGCCCGGCGCTGATCGCCGAGATCGCCGACCGTTTCGGTTCCCAGGTGCTCGTGCTCTCGCTCGACATCAAGCGCAGCGAGCGCACCGAGTCCGGCTTCGTCGTGACCACCCACGGTGGCCGCACGGAGACGGATCTCGACGCCCTCGCGTGGGCGAAGCAGGCGATCGAGCTCGGTGTCGGCGAGTTGCTCGTCAACTCGATCGACGCCGACGGCACGAAGCAGGGCTTCGACCTCGAGCTGATCCGCGCGATCCGCGAGCTCAGCACGGTCCCGGTGATCGCATCGGGCGGCGCGGGTGCCGCGACACACTTCCCCCCGGCGATCGCAGCAGGGGCCGACGCCGTGCTGGCGGCATCCGTTTTCCACAACGGGGAGCTCAGCATCGGCGACGTCAAGGCGGCCCTCGCGGCCGAGGGAATGCCGGTGCGCGCATGA
- the hisI gene encoding phosphoribosyl-AMP cyclohydrolase: MNAVNDQDSIDAVIDRAVFNGDGLLPAIIQQHDSGEVLMMGWMNAEALRRTLSEGRVTFWSRSRQEYWRKGDTSGHAQFVRGAALDCDADTLLVQVEQIGAACHTGAHSCFDVDPLRPVILPS, encoded by the coding sequence ATGAACGCCGTGAACGATCAGGACAGCATCGACGCCGTGATCGACCGTGCCGTGTTCAACGGCGACGGGCTGTTGCCCGCGATCATTCAGCAGCACGACAGCGGCGAGGTGCTGATGATGGGCTGGATGAACGCCGAGGCGCTCCGCCGCACCCTCAGCGAGGGGCGTGTCACCTTCTGGTCGCGCTCCCGCCAGGAGTACTGGCGCAAGGGCGACACCTCCGGGCACGCGCAGTTCGTGCGAGGTGCCGCCCTCGACTGCGACGCAGACACCCTGCTCGTGCAGGTCGAGCAGATCGGCGCCGCCTGCCACACCGGCGCGCACAGCTGCTTCGACGTCGACCCCCTCCGGCCAGTCATCCTGCCGTCCTAG
- a CDS encoding anthranilate synthase component I: MSTGTTNRATFDAVAAEHRVIPVMRQLFADGETPVNIYRKLAEGRPGSFLLESAEQGGIWSRFSFVGVSSFGVLTQTDDAVAWIDYGASAERVLGDAAQLAPLAALEQLFERWKTPRLPDVPPLTGGLVGFIGWEAIRQIERLPDRPPAEHAVPGQAFSFVADLVAIDHKYGTVQLIANVLNDGREGADELWADAQARLDSLQQRLAQPSEAWLAEVDMNTTPTARSRTKREDFLASVETAKEHIRDGDIFQVVISQRFEEDCTATPIDVYRVLRSLNPSPYMYLLSLETPDDEPYWIVGSSPEALVKVSNKRVFTNPIAGSRPRGATPDADNELETELLADAKERAEHLMLVDLARNDLAKVCTPGSVEVTEFMRVERFSHIMHIVSSVEGDLVAGKNAISVFRATFPAGTLSGAPKPRALQIIDDLEPAQRGVYGGVVGYFGFAGDADLAIAIRTATIMGGVARVQAGGGLVLDSVPQSEFEESQNKAAAPLRAVAIANALRRVQ, from the coding sequence ATGAGCACCGGAACAACGAACCGCGCAACCTTTGACGCCGTCGCCGCAGAGCACCGGGTGATCCCGGTGATGCGTCAGCTCTTCGCCGATGGCGAGACGCCCGTCAACATCTATCGCAAGCTGGCGGAGGGCCGCCCCGGCAGCTTCCTGCTCGAATCGGCCGAGCAGGGCGGCATCTGGTCGCGGTTCTCCTTCGTCGGAGTCTCATCCTTCGGTGTGCTCACCCAGACGGATGACGCCGTCGCCTGGATCGACTACGGCGCATCGGCAGAGCGCGTGCTCGGCGATGCGGCACAGCTCGCCCCCCTCGCCGCGCTCGAGCAGCTCTTCGAACGCTGGAAGACGCCGCGGCTGCCGGACGTCCCCCCGCTCACCGGCGGACTCGTCGGCTTCATCGGCTGGGAGGCGATCCGCCAGATCGAGCGGCTGCCCGACCGGCCGCCGGCCGAGCACGCCGTGCCGGGCCAGGCATTCAGCTTCGTCGCGGACCTCGTCGCGATCGACCACAAGTACGGAACCGTCCAGCTCATCGCCAATGTGCTCAACGACGGCCGCGAGGGCGCCGACGAGCTCTGGGCCGATGCGCAGGCCCGCCTCGACAGCCTGCAGCAGCGACTCGCGCAGCCCTCGGAGGCCTGGCTGGCCGAGGTCGACATGAACACGACGCCGACGGCGCGCTCGCGCACGAAGCGCGAGGACTTCCTGGCCTCGGTCGAGACGGCCAAGGAGCACATCCGCGACGGCGACATCTTCCAGGTCGTCATCTCGCAGCGCTTCGAGGAGGACTGCACGGCGACGCCGATCGACGTCTACCGGGTGTTGCGCAGCCTCAACCCGAGCCCGTACATGTACCTGCTCAGCCTCGAGACGCCGGATGACGAGCCGTACTGGATCGTCGGCTCCTCGCCGGAGGCGCTGGTCAAGGTCTCCAACAAGCGCGTCTTCACGAACCCGATCGCCGGGTCGCGGCCCCGCGGCGCGACCCCGGACGCCGACAACGAGCTCGAGACCGAGCTGCTCGCCGACGCCAAGGAGCGCGCAGAGCACCTCATGCTCGTCGACCTCGCCCGCAACGACCTGGCGAAGGTCTGCACGCCCGGCAGCGTCGAAGTGACCGAGTTCATGAGGGTCGAGCGTTTCAGCCACATCATGCACATCGTCTCCTCGGTCGAGGGTGACCTCGTCGCGGGCAAGAACGCGATCTCGGTGTTCCGTGCCACCTTCCCGGCCGGCACGCTCTCCGGTGCGCCGAAGCCGCGCGCCCTGCAGATCATCGACGACCTCGAGCCGGCCCAGCGCGGCGTCTACGGGGGAGTCGTCGGCTACTTCGGCTTCGCCGGCGACGCCGACCTCGCCATCGCCATCCGCACCGCGACCATCATGGGCGGGGTCGCCAGGGTGCAGGCGGGCGGCGGACTCGTGCTCGACTCGGTTCCGCAGTCGGAGTTCGAGGAGTCGCAGAACAAGGCGGCAGCCCCCCTGCGGGCCGTCGCCATCGCGAACGCGCTGCGACGGGTGCAGTGA
- a CDS encoding Trp biosynthesis-associated membrane protein, which translates to MSASRIKLSAVLAGLLAAVLAMLAWTQTWVIAHIGVNPVEIDGAAAAPALSALALAGLALGGALTIAGPVFRIVLGALEVLLGLSVVLASFSAITNPAGAAIASVSTLTGVAGDNSVLALITDAGITLWPWVGVVSGLLFAAAGIAVLVTSKRWPGPGRKYQAVRMSNADAAPLSAKDTAIDNWDELSRGSDPTEQ; encoded by the coding sequence ATGAGTGCATCACGGATCAAACTCAGCGCCGTGCTCGCCGGGCTGCTTGCCGCCGTGCTCGCCATGCTGGCCTGGACCCAGACCTGGGTGATCGCGCACATCGGCGTCAACCCGGTCGAGATCGACGGTGCGGCCGCAGCGCCTGCGCTCTCGGCGCTGGCCCTCGCCGGGCTCGCCCTCGGCGGCGCGCTCACCATCGCCGGCCCCGTGTTCCGCATCGTGCTCGGCGCGCTCGAGGTGCTGCTCGGCCTCTCCGTCGTGCTCGCCTCCTTCTCCGCCATCACCAACCCGGCCGGTGCCGCGATCGCCAGCGTGAGCACGCTCACCGGTGTCGCAGGCGACAACTCGGTGCTCGCGCTGATCACGGATGCCGGCATCACGCTCTGGCCGTGGGTCGGCGTCGTCTCCGGCCTGCTGTTCGCGGCGGCCGGAATCGCCGTGCTCGTGACCAGCAAGCGCTGGCCAGGACCCGGCCGCAAGTATCAGGCCGTGCGTATGTCGAACGCCGATGCCGCACCGCTGAGCGCCAAGGACACGGCCATCGACAACTGGGACGAACTCAGCCGCGGCAGCGACCCGACGGAGCAGTAG
- a CDS encoding DUF6704 family protein codes for MSTESVDPGHGHSPAAWTSVFIMLIAFLIGTVAFFLDVQWLVWASAGLLVVGLIVGWVLAKAGYGTNGPKYAPKAH; via the coding sequence ATGAGTACAGAGTCAGTTGATCCAGGCCACGGCCACTCGCCGGCCGCATGGACCTCGGTCTTCATCATGCTCATCGCCTTCCTGATCGGCACCGTCGCGTTCTTCCTCGACGTGCAGTGGCTCGTCTGGGCCTCGGCAGGCCTCCTGGTCGTCGGCCTGATCGTCGGCTGGGTGCTCGCCAAGGCCGGTTACGGCACGAACGGCCCGAAGTACGCTCCGAAAGCGCACTAG
- the trpC gene encoding indole-3-glycerol phosphate synthase TrpC — protein MLSELTAGSVEDAERRRLSRPYATVEAAALARPPAIDALRALAPAERVKVIAEVKRASPSRGQLAEIRDPAALAAAYETGGASAISVLTEERRFGGSLADLEAVRAAVSLPVLRKDFIATPYQVLEARAAGADLVLLIVAALEQPLLTELHTLILELGMTPLVETHSADELDRAIDLGASLIGVNARNLSTFELDKNLFGTLAGRIPAGTIKVAESAVLSAADVAHYRSAGADVVLVGEALVTSDPIRTLSEFLAV, from the coding sequence GTGCTCTCCGAGCTCACCGCCGGTTCCGTTGAAGACGCCGAACGGCGTCGGCTGAGCCGGCCATACGCCACCGTCGAGGCCGCGGCGCTCGCACGCCCGCCCGCGATCGATGCCCTGCGCGCCCTGGCCCCGGCCGAGCGCGTCAAGGTCATCGCAGAGGTCAAGCGGGCGAGCCCGTCGCGCGGACAGCTCGCCGAGATCCGCGATCCAGCGGCGCTGGCGGCGGCGTACGAGACCGGCGGAGCCAGCGCGATCAGCGTGCTGACGGAGGAGCGCCGCTTCGGCGGCTCCCTCGCCGACCTCGAGGCAGTGCGGGCGGCGGTCAGCCTGCCCGTGCTGCGCAAGGACTTCATCGCGACGCCGTACCAGGTGCTCGAGGCCCGCGCGGCAGGAGCCGACCTCGTGCTCCTCATCGTCGCCGCGCTCGAGCAGCCGCTGCTCACCGAGTTGCACACGCTGATCCTCGAGCTCGGCATGACGCCGCTCGTCGAGACGCACAGCGCGGATGAGCTCGACCGGGCCATCGACCTCGGGGCCTCACTGATCGGTGTCAACGCGCGCAACCTCTCCACCTTCGAGCTCGACAAGAACCTCTTCGGCACCCTGGCCGGGCGCATCCCCGCCGGCACTATCAAGGTGGCAGAGTCCGCGGTTCTCTCGGCCGCGGATGTCGCGCACTACCGTTCGGCCGGCGCCGACGTCGTCCTGGTCGGCGAAGCGCTCGTGACGAGCGACCCCATCCGCACCCTCTCCGAATTCCTGGCGGTCTAG
- the trpB gene encoding tryptophan synthase subunit beta, whose amino-acid sequence MSDSKLRDELGPYFGDFGGRFVPESLVAALDELTLAYDIAKKDPAFAAELTELHKSYTGRPSIITEVPRFAEHAGGARIILKREDLNHTGSHKINNVLGQALLTKRIGKTRVIAETGAGQHGVATATAAALFGFECVVYMGEVDTERQALNVARMRLLGAEVVAVKAGSRTLKDAINDAMRDWVTNVENTNYIFGTVAGPHPFPAMVRDFQKIIGEEAREQVLALTGSLPDAVAACVGGGSNAMGIFHAFLDDPSVALYGYEAAGEGADTPKHAATITKGRPGVLHGARSMMLQDEDGQTYESHSISAGLDYPGVGPEHAWLNSIGRAQYRPVTDAAAMDALMLLSRTEGIIPAIESAHALAGALELGRELGPDSTILVNLSGRGDKDMETAGRYFNLIDQGARQS is encoded by the coding sequence ATGTCTGATTCCAAGCTGCGCGACGAGCTCGGCCCGTACTTCGGCGACTTCGGCGGCCGCTTCGTTCCGGAGTCGCTCGTCGCCGCGCTCGATGAGCTCACCCTCGCCTACGACATCGCGAAGAAGGACCCGGCCTTCGCCGCCGAGCTCACCGAGCTGCACAAGAGCTACACCGGTCGCCCGTCGATCATCACCGAGGTGCCGCGCTTCGCCGAGCACGCGGGCGGCGCCCGCATCATCCTCAAGCGTGAAGACCTGAACCACACCGGGTCGCACAAGATCAACAACGTGCTCGGCCAGGCGCTGCTCACCAAGCGCATCGGCAAGACCCGCGTCATCGCCGAGACGGGCGCTGGCCAGCACGGCGTCGCCACCGCGACGGCCGCAGCCCTGTTCGGCTTCGAGTGCGTCGTCTACATGGGCGAGGTCGACACCGAGCGCCAGGCGCTCAACGTCGCCCGCATGCGCCTGCTCGGCGCGGAGGTCGTCGCCGTCAAGGCCGGATCCCGCACGCTGAAGGACGCCATCAACGACGCCATGCGTGACTGGGTCACCAACGTCGAGAACACCAACTACATCTTCGGCACCGTCGCGGGTCCGCACCCGTTCCCCGCCATGGTCCGTGACTTCCAGAAGATCATCGGAGAAGAGGCCCGCGAGCAGGTTCTCGCGCTCACCGGCTCCCTCCCGGATGCCGTCGCGGCCTGCGTCGGCGGCGGATCCAACGCCATGGGCATCTTCCACGCCTTCCTCGACGACCCATCCGTCGCCCTCTACGGCTACGAGGCGGCCGGCGAGGGCGCAGACACGCCGAAGCACGCCGCCACGATCACGAAGGGGCGCCCAGGCGTCCTGCACGGCGCGCGCAGCATGATGCTGCAGGACGAGGACGGCCAGACCTACGAGTCGCACTCGATCTCCGCCGGCCTCGACTACCCGGGCGTCGGCCCGGAGCACGCCTGGCTGAACAGCATCGGTCGCGCCCAGTACCGCCCGGTTACGGATGCCGCAGCCATGGACGCACTCATGCTGCTCAGCCGCACAGAGGGCATCATCCCGGCCATCGAATCCGCTCACGCCCTCGCCGGCGCCCTCGAGCTCGGCCGCGAGCTCGGACCGGATTCGACGATCCTCGTCAACCTCAGCGGCCGCGGCGACAAGGACATGGAAACCGCCGGACGCTACTTCAACTTGATCGACCAGGGGGCACGGCAGTCATGA
- the trpA gene encoding tryptophan synthase subunit alpha translates to MSSVESTIRTRVDAGSGALIGYLPVGFPSLGASVDAAVALVENGVDILEMGLPYSDPVMDGSVIQAATQRALADGFRLRDGFAAVSAITAQVKAPVLIMTYWNPVVQYGVDRFADELAAAGGAGLITPDLIPDEGADWIAASERTGLDRVFLAAPTSTPERLRRVVDASRGFVYAVSTMGITGARADVDAAARGLIERLREAGSTSACVGVGISTPEQVREVLGYADGAIVGSALVKALADGGVDAVGALAQQLAAGKSAA, encoded by the coding sequence ATGAGTTCGGTCGAATCGACAATCCGCACCAGGGTAGACGCCGGCAGCGGCGCCCTCATCGGCTACCTCCCCGTCGGATTCCCGAGCCTCGGCGCCAGCGTCGACGCCGCGGTCGCCCTGGTTGAGAACGGTGTCGACATCCTCGAGATGGGACTGCCGTACTCCGACCCCGTGATGGACGGCTCCGTCATCCAGGCCGCCACCCAGCGCGCCCTGGCCGACGGCTTCCGCCTGCGCGACGGCTTCGCGGCCGTCTCGGCGATCACCGCCCAGGTGAAGGCACCCGTGCTGATCATGACTTACTGGAACCCCGTCGTGCAGTACGGCGTCGATCGCTTCGCCGACGAGCTCGCCGCGGCCGGCGGCGCCGGCCTGATCACGCCTGACCTCATCCCCGATGAGGGAGCGGACTGGATCGCGGCCTCTGAGCGCACCGGCCTCGACCGCGTGTTCCTTGCGGCACCGACCTCCACCCCCGAACGCCTGCGGCGCGTCGTCGACGCCAGCCGCGGCTTCGTCTACGCCGTCTCGACGATGGGCATCACCGGTGCCCGCGCCGATGTCGATGCCGCTGCGCGCGGCCTGATCGAGCGCCTCCGTGAGGCGGGCTCGACCAGCGCGTGCGTCGGCGTCGGCATCTCGACGCCTGAGCAGGTGCGCGAAGTGCTCGGCTACGCCGACGGCGCGATCGTCGGCTCCGCGCTCGTCAAGGCACTGGCCGACGGGGGAGTCGACGCCGTCGGCGCACTCGCCCAGCAGCTCGCTGCCGGCAAGTCCGCAGCCTAG
- the lgt gene encoding prolipoprotein diacylglyceryl transferase, producing the protein MFAPLSIPSPEWSYFDLGPFRIHAYALCILAGIVAATIMTSMRLTKRGAEPGIVLDIILWAVPLGIIGARIYHVLTHPGDYFYPGADLLRTLYIWEGGNAIFGALLGGAVGAFIGCRMTGIRFWTFADALAPGMLLAQAMGRLGNWFNHELYGLPTTLPWGLEISSDNPAFPVGLPEGTLFHPTFLYEILWNVLGVAVILFLERKITLRWGKAFAVYLIWYGVGRSFFEAIRVDPSEMFLGVRTNIWAAWVAIAVGVVIFIVQSRRHTGVEISPYVPGREWSAADADIESDNADFDNDEDGNGAADVQKSAAAATSTSGQLP; encoded by the coding sequence GTGTTTGCACCGTTGAGCATTCCGAGTCCTGAGTGGAGCTACTTCGACCTCGGTCCGTTCCGCATCCACGCCTACGCCCTGTGCATCCTGGCCGGCATCGTCGCCGCGACGATCATGACCAGCATGCGCCTGACCAAGCGGGGTGCAGAGCCGGGAATCGTGCTCGACATCATCCTCTGGGCCGTGCCGCTCGGCATCATCGGTGCGCGCATCTACCACGTGCTCACCCACCCGGGCGACTACTTCTACCCCGGAGCGGATCTGCTGCGCACCCTGTACATCTGGGAGGGCGGCAACGCCATCTTCGGTGCGCTTCTCGGCGGTGCCGTCGGTGCGTTCATCGGATGCCGCATGACCGGCATCCGGTTCTGGACGTTCGCGGACGCCCTGGCTCCCGGCATGCTCCTGGCCCAGGCCATGGGCCGTCTCGGCAACTGGTTCAACCACGAGTTGTACGGATTGCCGACGACTTTGCCGTGGGGTCTGGAAATTTCTTCGGACAACCCGGCGTTCCCGGTCGGGCTTCCGGAGGGAACCCTCTTCCACCCCACATTCCTCTACGAGATCCTCTGGAACGTGCTCGGCGTCGCCGTCATCCTGTTCCTCGAGCGCAAGATCACGCTGCGCTGGGGCAAGGCATTCGCTGTATACCTGATCTGGTACGGCGTTGGCCGTAGCTTCTTCGAAGCCATCCGGGTCGACCCGAGTGAGATGTTCCTCGGCGTCCGCACCAACATCTGGGCTGCCTGGGTCGCCATCGCGGTCGGTGTCGTGATCTTCATCGTGCAGTCGCGCCGTCACACCGGGGTCGAGATCAGCCCATACGTGCCCGGACGTGAATGGAGTGCGGCCGACGCTGATATAGAATCTGACAACGCAGATTTCGACAACGACGAAGACGGCAACGGCGCCGCGGATGTTCAGAAGTCTGCCGCCGCTGCCACAAGCACAAGCGGCCAACTTCCCTAG